From a single Kitasatospora sp. NBC_00458 genomic region:
- a CDS encoding serine hydrolase domain-containing protein has translation MKHRLAPIVAAVVGLALAASAAPAFAAPVPAPVPAPTAGAPAPGEDSGPASGPASGPAEPFLAPEPTESAEPADQAGRAAAGQRRKALAALTEAGAVSAIAEIRDRGGVWRGASGVADLATGSPVRADGRFRAGSVTKVLVATTVLQLVGERRVGLDDSVEKHLPGLVPNGAGITVRQLLNHTSGLWDPTNESDGIFPELFDPAVFRAWVADGGLQRTVTARRLVAVSAAHPPYFPPGAEWRYSNTNYALLGLLIEKATGREYGQEVTRRILGPLGMAGSLFPGTASAIPGPHAHGYWTIVDEAGPVRKTYVDVTEHNPSWAGAAGELISTTDDLARFERALLGGRLLPPWLMREMTSTVQTDPGSHELDYGLGLARYQLSCGPVLGHNGGIFGYDTQLWGTADRQVALSYTGRGDEKDEAAQLAAMKGFLETAFCGGR, from the coding sequence GTGAAACACCGCCTTGCCCCCATCGTGGCCGCCGTGGTCGGCCTCGCCCTCGCCGCCTCCGCGGCTCCCGCATTCGCCGCACCCGTGCCCGCACCCGTGCCCGCCCCGACCGCGGGCGCACCGGCCCCCGGCGAGGACTCCGGTCCGGCCTCGGGTCCGGCCTCAGGCCCGGCCGAACCCTTCCTCGCTCCCGAACCCACCGAATCAGCCGAACCCGCCGACCAGGCCGGCCGGGCCGCCGCCGGGCAGCGGCGGAAGGCCCTGGCGGCGCTGACCGAGGCCGGGGCGGTGTCCGCGATCGCCGAGATCCGCGACCGCGGCGGGGTCTGGCGGGGTGCCTCGGGGGTGGCCGACCTGGCGACCGGCTCGCCCGTACGCGCCGACGGCCGGTTCCGGGCCGGCAGCGTGACCAAGGTGCTCGTCGCCACCACCGTGCTCCAACTGGTCGGCGAGCGCCGCGTCGGCCTGGACGACTCCGTGGAGAAGCACCTGCCGGGCCTCGTCCCGAACGGGGCGGGCATCACGGTGCGCCAACTCCTGAACCACACCTCGGGCCTGTGGGATCCGACCAACGAGAGCGACGGGATCTTCCCCGAACTGTTCGACCCGGCGGTCTTCCGCGCCTGGGTCGCCGACGGCGGACTGCAGCGCACCGTCACCGCACGCCGGCTGGTCGCGGTCTCCGCCGCGCACCCGCCGTACTTCCCACCAGGCGCCGAGTGGCGGTACTCCAACACCAACTACGCGCTGCTCGGCCTGCTGATCGAGAAGGCCACCGGGCGCGAGTACGGCCAGGAGGTCACCCGGCGCATCCTGGGGCCGCTCGGGATGGCCGGCAGCCTGTTCCCCGGCACCGCGAGCGCGATCCCCGGCCCGCACGCCCACGGGTACTGGACGATCGTCGACGAGGCCGGGCCGGTCCGCAAGACGTACGTCGACGTCACCGAGCACAACCCCTCCTGGGCGGGCGCCGCCGGCGAGCTGATCTCCACCACGGACGACCTGGCGCGCTTCGAACGGGCCCTGCTCGGCGGACGGTTGCTGCCGCCGTGGCTGATGCGGGAGATGACCTCCACGGTGCAGACCGATCCCGGGTCGCACGAGCTCGACTACGGCCTCGGCCTGGCCCGGTACCAGCTCTCCTGCGGACCGGTGCTCGGGCACAACGGCGGCATCTTCGGCTACGACACCCAGCTCTGGGGCACCGCCGACCGCCAGGTCGCGCTCTCCTACACGGGGCGCGGCGACGAGAAGGACGAGGCGGCCCAACTCGCCGCGATGAAGGGGTTCCTGGAGACGGCGTTCTGCGGCGGCCGCTGA
- a CDS encoding CU044_2847 family protein: MPTHVITYEVDDETVVGFEVEATDAFHPVGATEVAGRVREAVGPAVEAARAVLAQVASMGPDEVELKFGIKVNGTANWLVARAATEANFEVTLTWKPRGEATGGSAPGPGE, translated from the coding sequence GTGCCAACACACGTGATCACGTACGAGGTCGACGACGAGACCGTGGTCGGCTTCGAGGTGGAGGCGACGGACGCGTTCCACCCGGTCGGGGCGACCGAGGTGGCCGGACGGGTGCGGGAGGCCGTCGGGCCGGCCGTGGAGGCGGCGCGGGCGGTGCTCGCGCAGGTGGCCTCGATGGGGCCGGACGAGGTCGAGCTGAAGTTCGGCATCAAGGTGAACGGGACCGCCAACTGGCTGGTCGCCAGGGCGGCGACCGAGGCCAACTTCGAGGTGACGCTCACCTGGAAGCCGCGCGGGGAGGCGACCGGGGGCTCCGCCCCGGGCCCCGGGGAGTGA
- a CDS encoding trypsin-like serine protease, whose protein sequence is MRRPGSGNWVASVHLAQRGGAIGSGFLIDERRVLTCAHVTRPKGRPAEELWVAFPKLPDLMVRRVKVAEVVLPDPDVLDGTQADVAVLVLSEPVPAYAAARLRRPTPDDLVGQAWWSFGFPHGQVLGNSADGSVGEALAFGWVRLDTGSRYPVQPGFSGSALWSPEYDAVVGIVGQANGGNGDAQAITLWMADLCLPEQKLGVLASWSAEAAGDGALAAWGWTLDRDPEARRHWRPRARGVSTDAERGFRFRGRSTALNEIVYWLHEGAERQALVVTGSPGVGKSAVLGRIVTTADADVVATLPPEDDAVRARVGSVACAVHAKGKTAMAVAEEIARGASAALPAAPQDLALVLRDALMARRPPHFNVVIDALDEAATPADARAVITGIVQPLVETCSDLGVRVVLGSRRRDNGGGLLSVFGTAMRVIDLDTATYFSEADLAAYALATLQLAGDERPDSPYRDEAVAGPVAHRIAALSEQNFLIAGLVARTHGMADRTPVAPRDVAFTPTVDAALREYLKLLPPVDGVPAWDAMTALAYAEAPGVPLALWRAAIRALFGVAVPEDALRAFARSSAANFLVETMAAEPGDAGGRILRLFHQALDDALLGARADLDMTAADEGKIARALTELGRATAWTGCPDYLLAALPGHAARGGVLDDLLLDDSYLLRADLGRIIPLAGATPAGSAAMPRSLLLRKTPRAIHAGPAARAALFSVTAARDGLAGGEFAAEAPYRGVWAAVTARQEDTVLEGHQGTVALVCEVPVGERSLMAAVDDRAVRVWDPTSGDLLRTLPGDARSVLAVCAVPTGHGTVLATAGADHLVRLWDPLTGQLVRTLAEHTGAVRHLCHVRLGERDLLVSAGDDVTVRLWDPVSGQNLQTLHDHAGPLAAVAPEAPAGGYDIIVARGPGMGGARSLRLWGVVPAADGRAGDAASGGPPVRYFPGSRDETTADTLAADPGGRFVAEPAGADVRLWNLRTGRPGTALEGHRARVLAVCAVPVPGDPLVAGAGSDGTIRVWETGTGLARRVLRGHTSAVRTVCAVSVGHRVMLASGGDDGTVRIWDPSADGPEGADGGPSGRDAAPTGGGAVAVVRVGGRTVLAHAGTPTGLVLWGLDTGREVTRHPPPPPTVVDLHQLGENGEVCLVGGGSGGVRLWDPGSGRTEVLGTGPETAPPTAVCGLRPAGRTVLAVGHDSGAITFIARDTGRLLPSRHRHTRSVSALREVRVNDFVMLASASADHTVRLWGAAAGDPLQTLRGHEGAVTSLAELPGFGPQGVLLASGSADLSVRLWDPVSGDHLATLNGHSGPVTALSTVRVGRETVLASASTDRTVRVWSPRAGQLLAEIPVYSPAMALAADGDVLVVSLADGLLALRLAPALLPGHDRRGVAAGA, encoded by the coding sequence GTGCGGCGGCCGGGCTCGGGGAACTGGGTGGCCTCCGTCCACCTGGCCCAGCGGGGCGGCGCGATCGGCTCCGGGTTCCTGATCGACGAACGGCGGGTGCTGACCTGCGCGCACGTCACGAGGCCCAAGGGGCGGCCCGCCGAGGAACTCTGGGTGGCGTTCCCCAAGCTGCCCGACCTGATGGTGCGCCGGGTGAAGGTGGCCGAGGTCGTGCTGCCCGACCCGGACGTCCTGGACGGCACGCAGGCCGACGTCGCGGTGCTGGTCCTGAGCGAGCCCGTGCCCGCCTACGCGGCGGCCCGCCTGCGCCGGCCGACCCCGGACGACCTGGTGGGCCAGGCCTGGTGGTCGTTCGGCTTCCCGCACGGCCAGGTGCTCGGCAACTCGGCGGACGGGTCCGTCGGCGAGGCGCTGGCCTTCGGCTGGGTCCGGTTGGACACCGGCTCCCGCTACCCCGTGCAGCCCGGCTTCAGCGGGTCCGCGCTCTGGTCGCCCGAGTACGACGCGGTGGTGGGCATCGTCGGCCAGGCGAACGGCGGCAACGGGGACGCCCAGGCGATCACCCTGTGGATGGCCGACCTCTGCCTGCCCGAGCAGAAGCTGGGCGTCCTCGCGAGCTGGTCCGCGGAGGCCGCCGGGGACGGCGCCCTCGCCGCATGGGGCTGGACCCTGGACCGCGACCCGGAGGCGCGCCGCCACTGGCGCCCGCGCGCCCGGGGCGTCAGCACCGACGCGGAGCGCGGCTTCCGCTTCCGCGGCCGCAGCACCGCCCTCAACGAGATCGTCTACTGGCTGCACGAGGGCGCCGAGCGGCAGGCCCTCGTGGTGACCGGCTCCCCGGGCGTCGGGAAGTCGGCCGTCCTCGGACGGATCGTCACCACCGCCGACGCCGACGTCGTGGCGACCCTCCCGCCCGAGGACGACGCCGTCCGCGCCCGGGTGGGTTCGGTCGCCTGCGCCGTCCACGCGAAGGGGAAGACCGCCATGGCGGTCGCCGAGGAGATCGCCCGCGGTGCGTCGGCCGCCCTGCCGGCCGCCCCGCAGGACCTGGCGCTAGTGCTGCGGGACGCCCTGATGGCCCGCCGGCCCCCGCACTTCAACGTGGTGATCGACGCCCTCGACGAGGCCGCCACCCCCGCCGACGCCCGGGCCGTGATCACCGGCATCGTCCAGCCCCTGGTGGAGACCTGCAGCGACCTGGGCGTCCGGGTGGTCCTCGGCAGCCGCCGCCGGGACAACGGCGGCGGCCTGCTCTCCGTGTTCGGGACGGCGATGCGGGTCATCGACCTGGACACCGCCACCTACTTCTCCGAGGCGGACCTCGCCGCGTACGCCCTGGCCACGCTGCAGCTGGCCGGCGACGAACGGCCCGACAGCCCCTACCGGGACGAGGCGGTGGCCGGCCCGGTCGCCCACCGGATCGCCGCCCTCTCGGAGCAGAACTTCCTGATCGCCGGGCTGGTCGCCCGCACCCACGGCATGGCCGACCGGACGCCGGTCGCCCCCCGCGACGTCGCCTTCACCCCCACCGTCGACGCGGCCCTGCGCGAGTACCTGAAGCTGCTGCCGCCGGTCGACGGCGTCCCCGCCTGGGACGCGATGACCGCGCTGGCCTACGCGGAGGCGCCGGGCGTGCCGCTCGCACTGTGGCGCGCGGCCATCCGGGCGCTGTTCGGGGTGGCGGTGCCGGAGGACGCGCTGCGGGCCTTCGCCCGCTCCTCGGCCGCCAACTTCCTGGTGGAGACGATGGCCGCCGAGCCCGGTGACGCCGGCGGCCGGATCCTCCGGCTCTTCCACCAGGCCCTCGACGACGCCCTGCTCGGCGCCCGCGCCGACCTGGACATGACCGCCGCCGACGAGGGGAAGATCGCCCGGGCGCTCACCGAGCTGGGCCGGGCCACGGCGTGGACGGGCTGCCCCGACTACCTGCTGGCCGCCCTGCCCGGCCACGCGGCCAGGGGCGGAGTGCTGGACGACCTGCTGCTCGACGACTCCTACCTGCTCCGCGCCGACCTCGGCCGGATCATCCCGCTGGCCGGGGCGACCCCGGCCGGGTCCGCCGCGATGCCGAGGTCGCTGCTGCTGCGCAAGACCCCGCGCGCGATCCACGCCGGCCCGGCGGCCCGGGCGGCGCTGTTCAGCGTCACCGCGGCCCGGGACGGCCTCGCCGGGGGCGAGTTCGCCGCCGAGGCGCCGTACCGGGGGGTGTGGGCCGCGGTGACCGCCCGGCAGGAGGACACCGTCCTGGAGGGCCACCAGGGCACGGTCGCCCTGGTCTGCGAAGTCCCGGTGGGGGAGCGGTCGTTGATGGCGGCCGTCGACGACCGGGCGGTCCGGGTCTGGGACCCGACCTCGGGCGACCTGCTGCGCACCCTGCCCGGGGACGCCCGGTCGGTGCTGGCGGTGTGCGCGGTGCCGACCGGGCACGGCACGGTCCTCGCGACGGCGGGCGCCGACCACCTGGTGCGGCTCTGGGACCCGCTCACCGGGCAGCTCGTCCGGACCCTGGCGGAGCACACCGGCGCCGTGCGCCACCTCTGCCACGTCCGGCTGGGCGAGCGCGACCTGCTGGTCAGCGCGGGGGACGACGTCACCGTGCGGCTGTGGGACCCGGTGAGCGGCCAGAACCTGCAGACCCTGCACGACCACGCCGGACCCCTGGCGGCCGTCGCACCGGAGGCGCCCGCCGGGGGCTACGACATCATCGTCGCCCGCGGACCCGGTATGGGCGGGGCACGGAGCCTGCGGCTCTGGGGCGTGGTCCCGGCGGCCGACGGGCGGGCCGGTGACGCGGCCTCGGGAGGCCCGCCGGTCCGGTACTTCCCGGGCAGCCGTGACGAGACGACGGCGGACACCCTGGCGGCCGATCCCGGAGGCCGGTTCGTCGCCGAGCCGGCCGGCGCGGACGTCCGGCTCTGGAACCTGCGGACCGGGCGGCCGGGGACGGCCCTGGAAGGGCACCGGGCCCGGGTGCTCGCGGTCTGCGCGGTGCCGGTCCCGGGGGACCCGCTGGTGGCCGGTGCCGGATCGGACGGGACGATCCGGGTCTGGGAGACCGGGACGGGCCTGGCCCGCCGGGTGCTCCGCGGCCACACCTCCGCCGTCCGGACCGTCTGCGCGGTCTCGGTCGGCCACCGGGTGATGCTGGCGAGCGGCGGCGACGACGGCACGGTCCGGATCTGGGACCCCTCGGCCGACGGGCCGGAGGGCGCGGACGGCGGCCCGTCGGGTCGGGACGCCGCCCCCACCGGGGGCGGGGCCGTGGCCGTGGTCCGGGTCGGCGGGCGGACCGTCCTGGCCCACGCGGGCACACCGACGGGCCTGGTCCTGTGGGGCCTCGACACGGGCCGGGAGGTCACCCGGCACCCGCCGCCCCCGCCGACCGTCGTCGACCTGCACCAGCTGGGGGAGAACGGCGAGGTGTGCCTCGTCGGCGGCGGCTCCGGAGGCGTCCGGCTGTGGGACCCGGGGAGCGGCCGGACGGAGGTCCTGGGGACCGGCCCCGAGACGGCCCCGCCGACGGCCGTCTGCGGCCTGCGCCCCGCGGGACGCACGGTGCTCGCGGTCGGCCACGACAGCGGCGCGATCACCTTCATCGCCCGGGACACCGGCCGGCTGCTCCCCAGCCGGCACCGTCACACCCGCTCGGTGAGCGCGCTGCGCGAGGTGCGGGTGAACGACTTCGTCATGCTCGCCAGCGCCTCCGCGGACCACACCGTCCGGCTCTGGGGCGCGGCGGCGGGGGACCCGCTGCAGACGCTCCGCGGGCACGAGGGCGCGGTCACCTCGCTGGCCGAGCTGCCGGGCTTCGGACCACAGGGGGTGCTGCTCGCGAGCGGGTCCGCGGACCTCAGCGTCCGGCTCTGGGACCCGGTCTCCGGCGACCACCTGGCGACGCTGAACGGCCACAGCGGTCCGGTCACCGCGCTGAGCACCGTCCGGGTCGGGCGGGAGACCGTGCTGGCCAGCGCGAGCACCGACCGGACCGTCCGGGTCTGGTCGCCCCGGGCGGGGCAGCTGCTCGCCGAGATACCGGTGTACTCGCCGGCGATGGCGCTCGCGGCGGACGGGGACGTCCTCGTGGTCAGCCTGGCGGACGGCCTGCTCGCCCTCCGGCTGGCGCCCGCCCTGCTGCCCGGGCACGACCGTCGGGGCGTGGCCGCCGGGGCGTGA